Within Gemmatimonadota bacterium, the genomic segment CAGAGGGCGCCGCTGCCGGCGCCGCTGCCGGCCCGGAGGAGCGCAGCGGCGCCCGCGATAAGGAGGAGGAGGTCGTCGAGGCAGACTACGAGATCGTGGAAGAGGAGAAGTAGCTTCCCCGCAGTCACGTGGTCCAGGCAGCGGACCGGATCCGAGTGACGTTGCTGGACAAGCGCAGCTACGACGCGCGGGTGGTCGGTCGCGATCCCACGACGGATGTAGCGGTCCTAAAGATTGCGGCGCATGGGCTCCCCAGCGTTCGGTTCGGCGATTCCGAGCAGTCTCGAGGTTGCCGAGCTCTCGCCCAGGCTGGCGCGTCAATTCGGGCTGGCTAAGGCTGGCGGTGTCATCGTCGTTCGCGTCGATCCCCTCGGGCCGGCCTACCGCAAGAACGTGGAACCCGGCGACCGACTCCTGGCCCTGAACCGGCGCGAGGTCCGATCCGCCCGGGAAGCACATTCCCTGCTCCGGCGGGTCCGATCAGGAGAAGTAGTTTCGCTGCTCTTCGAGACGCCGGACGGCCGCAGCCAGATCGCCAACCTGCGCCTACCCTAGGCCGGACCGCGCTTCTCACACCTGCAGTCACGTATTCGCCGCGGCAAGCTCCTTTCCTCAGCCCTTCCGCGGAGGCTGCCCTGAGCAGGGTCGAAGGGGCTCAGGGCAAGCTCCGTCGACGGGCGCTCCGCAGGCGCTTCGTTGGGGCTCACCAGGGCGGCAGCGGCAAGAGCGGCGCGCAGAATCCGTTGATCTGCACTTCCGCCGTGGTTAGATTCCCCAGGCACCGCGAAAGTGGCGGAATCTGGTAGACGCGCGAGACTTAGGATCTCGTGGGCTCTGCCCGTGGGGGTTCGAGTCCCCCCTTTCGCATGAGGTTTTCGGGACATTCCGGGTAGGGCATGGCCGCCAAGTCATCCGAGCTGAGCATTGCCGTCGACAAGCCGCGCACCTGGGCGCGGCGGCTCACGATCACTGTGCCAGGCGAGCGGGTGGAGCGTGAGCGCCAGCAGGCGGCGCAGCGGCTGGCGCAGCGCATCAAGCTGCCCGGATTCCGCAAGGGGAAGGTCCCCACGCACGTTCTGGAGCGGAAGTATGGCGCGGCGCTCGAGCACGAAGCGCTGGAGCGGGTGCTGGATGCGACGTACCGGGAAGCGCTGGCACGCGAGGGGCTGCAGCCGATCACGCAGGCCGCGCTCGACAACGTCGATTACCACGCGGGCTCGGACCTGAGTTTCCAGGTCGAGTTCGAGATCCGGCCCGAGATCGCGCTGCAGCGGCTGGGCGGGTTCCGCGTGAAGCGCGAGCGGGCGCCGGTCAGCGAAGCGGACGTGGAGATCGTGCTGGAGCGCCTGCGCCGGGATCAGGCGGTGTGGCGGCCGCTCGACGAGGAGGCGCCGCAGTCGGGCGACCTGGTGGGCTTCGAGGTTGCGTCCACGGGCGCCGCTACCGGCGGTACTGTGGCGAAGCCACGGCCCTATCAGACAGTGCTGGGGGAGGGGCGCGTACTGCCGGAGATCGAAGCGGCCGTGAGCAGCTTGCGGCCGGGAGAAGCCGGCGAGTTCACGCTGCCGGCCGCGCAGGCCGGCGGCGCGGAAGCGCAGGGCGCGGCGCGGCCCGTCCGCATCCGCCTCATCGAGGCGAAGCGGCCGGAGCTGCCGCCGCTGGATGACGAGTTGGCGCGCAGCGTGGGCGAGTTCGATACGGTCGCTGCGCTGCGGGAGCATATCCGACTCGAGCTGGAGCGCGAGGCGGACGCGGAAGCGGAGCGCGGCGTGCGGCGTCATTTGATCGAGCATATCCTGGAGGCGAATCCGGTCGAGGTGCCGAACATGATGGTCGATCAGTACCTCAAGCGGATCATTCGCCCGCGGGAGGGGGCAGATCCGGAGCGGGTCGCCGAGATGCATCAGGTGGCCCGTCCGGGCGCCGAGCACGCGCTCAAGCGGATGCTGGTGATCGAGCGCGTCGCCGAGCAGCAGGCGCTCCGTCCCGGAGCAGAGGAGGTTGAGGCCCGGGTGGAGGAGCTGGCGCGGCGAGGCGGGCGCCCGGCGGCCGAGGTCAAGGTGCAGCTCCGAAAGACGGGGCAGCTTGCGGCGCTCGAGGAGGAGCTGTTGGAAGATAAGGTATTCGAGTTTCTGAAGGCGCAATCTACCATCGAATGAAGGACGGCGGGATTCGGGGGAACATGGCCATCTACCCACCTTACGTGATCGAGCGCACGAGTCGCGGCGAGCGCAGCTACGACATCTTCAGTCGGCTGCTCATGGACCGCATCGTCTTCCTGGGCTCGCCCGTGGACGAGAACGTGGCCAACATCATCATCGCGCAACTGCTCTTCCTCGAGGCGGAGGACCCGGATAAGGACATTTACCTCTACATCAACTCGCCCGGCGGCGCGGTTTACGCCGGGCTGGCCATTTACGATACTATGCAGTACCTGAAGGCGCCGGTGGCCACCATGTGCATGGGGATCGCGGCGTCCATGGGCGCGCTGCTGCTGGCGGCGGGGGCACAGGGGAAGCGGA encodes:
- the tig gene encoding trigger factor: MAAKSSELSIAVDKPRTWARRLTITVPGERVERERQQAAQRLAQRIKLPGFRKGKVPTHVLERKYGAALEHEALERVLDATYREALAREGLQPITQAALDNVDYHAGSDLSFQVEFEIRPEIALQRLGGFRVKRERAPVSEADVEIVLERLRRDQAVWRPLDEEAPQSGDLVGFEVASTGAATGGTVAKPRPYQTVLGEGRVLPEIEAAVSSLRPGEAGEFTLPAAQAGGAEAQGAARPVRIRLIEAKRPELPPLDDELARSVGEFDTVAALREHIRLELEREADAEAERGVRRHLIEHILEANPVEVPNMMVDQYLKRIIRPREGADPERVAEMHQVARPGAEHALKRMLVIERVAEQQALRPGAEEVEARVEELARRGGRPAAEVKVQLRKTGQLAALEEELLEDKVFEFLKAQSTIE
- a CDS encoding PDZ domain-containing protein, encoding MGSPAFGSAIPSSLEVAELSPRLARQFGLAKAGGVIVVRVDPLGPAYRKNVEPGDRLLALNRREVRSAREAHSLLRRVRSGEVVSLLFETPDGRSQIANLRLP
- a CDS encoding trypsin-like peptidase domain-containing protein produces the protein MVQAADRIRVTLLDKRSYDARVVGRDPTTDVAVLKIAAHGLPSVRFGDSEQSRGCRALAQAGASIRAG
- the clpP gene encoding ATP-dependent Clp endopeptidase proteolytic subunit ClpP; amino-acid sequence: MAIYPPYVIERTSRGERSYDIFSRLLMDRIVFLGSPVDENVANIIIAQLLFLEAEDPDKDIYLYINSPGGAVYAGLAIYDTMQYLKAPVATMCMGIAASMGALLLAAGAQGKRNALPNSRIMIHQPSGGSQGTASDIEIQAKEILYARERINQILAEHTGQSVERVAEDVDRDRFMSPLEAVDYGLIDHVVSHKGQVVEVGKHQEK